Below is a genomic region from Bos javanicus breed banteng chromosome 13, ARS-OSU_banteng_1.0, whole genome shotgun sequence.
agtccctgggtcaggaagattccctggagaagggaatggcaagcgactccagtatccttgcctggagaatcccatggacataggagcctggtgggctacaatccatggggtcacaaagagtcagacacaattgagcaactaacacacacacatagaatatttttggctacactcggtatatataaattatattatatattatggtattatattaatatgattaataaattattggtatatttatatataaattataaatatcaatAAGTTATTGATATATGTAGAAATACATAAACAATATCAATAAATTAATGCTATTGATGTTCTATCAATTTTAtcatatgggttcaatccctgggtcaggaagatcccctagagaaggaaatggcaacccattccagtaatcttgcctgggaaatctcatggagagaggagcatagtgggctatagtccatggggtcacaaaagagtcagatacaacttaagtGACGGAACACGCACATTatgatattatattaattatatcatCATAGTGatacaataattatattaaaataatataaactatataataatacaataaaagaAAGCCCTGCAAAAGTCTAAATTATAAAACTGTAAATGGATGCACCAGAACCACTTGAGTTTTGAAGTGAAAGCATTTTCAAATCAAAATGCTAAATGTTTGAGGGGGGGCAGGGGATTTATTTATAACTTTTGGTGTGCTCTTGAATGAAAGACTCAGCAAACTATACACTGCTTTCATTACAGCCTCTGGTCAGAGGCTCATttccaagagaagaaaaaagcactTGCTGAATTTGCCCCAGTGGGGCTGAGACGAACCATTAAAGATGAAATGGTGTGTCTACCCGCACATTCCGGATCCTTGAACTTTGTGACGACCACAGCTCTCAGGGGCTTGTTCTTAACTCCTTAGAGAAACCATGTTTGACGaaactttgaatattttaaaataataagatgaAAATACAACTCTTGGATTCATGCGCAGTGAGGACGTACTTCTTGGTGAGTCTGTTTCCTTCAGTGAGCTTAGAGGCTGCGCTAACTTTACAAGCTGGCCACACCTCAAACCCTTCATAAGTAATTCGTTTTCCTTTAGGCTGCCGGTAGAAACAATAGTTTGGggtaaagaaacaaacagaaagacaATGTTTATTTACTGACAATCTAAACTCAGGCACCTGTTGACAAGAAGCCTTGATCTTTCCTTCATCTCCTTCTCCCCTTGGATTTTGGAAATCTACATAGGTGACTAATCCTAGATCCTCCCTGCTGGGAGTTCACAGTTTAAGCCTTAAGTCCAGGTGAGAAATACCCAGTTCACCAAGGCAACAGTGAGTTAAAATCTGTGGTATCAAAGCAAggatccttcaattaaaaataaataatttaaaaaaaaaatcacatccacTACATTTAGTAAAACATGTTTCCACCTGAACATCTAACACTTGAAAAGAGATAAACTGCTTGAAGTGTGgtgtttctccactgttctcaTCAGACCCAGGGCAGTTCCGAGAGGGAGAGACCCAGGATAAGGAGCTTCATGCATTTCGCTTGGTTTTCACTGCTTAAACAATTTTTGTTCCATTAGGTTTGTAACGCAAGATCTTTCAGTCTTCACATGTCTAAAAACAAACCGCTGACAAATTCCAACATCTACTTacacactgtcttttttttttttttttttttcacactgtcTTGAAATTTGTTAAACATAAAATCATTCCAGGATTACTAAGACCCTTGGCTGGCATGGCCTTTGTTTATACATACAGTGTGTGATAAATACTAATAGTTATCAACTCATCTTCTCAGGCTTCTGTTCAGGCTTAGTCCAATATCAATCTAATCTGCAAGATACAGGCAGCTAAATACAAATTTGAAATAGCCCCCAAGAGGCCATCTGGCCACTGGCTACCAGGAAGAATGAATCTCCTTAAAGTCTTGACAATCTCCTTAAATGCCTTGAGACACTATCTAACTGCTTATCCAAAGAATCTTCCAAGATTGCTCATCAATGCCTATCTGGTTACCACCGTTCATATTCATACAAAGGGGAAAGTTTGCAGCCGAATGGAATGGTTGGTAGCCCTCCCTTAGTAACCAATACTTGTAAACTCTACAAAGCAGAACCATTGGAAAATTGCTGCCTTGTTAAAAGTAAACCCCTATCTGGTTAAACTCAGTCCTTCCCCCTTCTCAGTTCCATCTCCAAACTTCTGGAATGGCAGACCAGGGAACGATACCACCACACCACAGAACTGTTAGCAGTGTTAGCAAATCAACAAGGGTGTGTTTAAAGTCTAAAACTGTACTTCCAGTAAAGAGATGTCAAAACTTGAAAgtgtttaatttcattatttcattggATCTCAAATTCTCAGATCaatgatctgattttttttaagtctgcagAGTGAGGGCAACATGCACTGAATGAGTTGCAggaggtgaggtggggagggagcatGTGGATGTTGGAGCAACTTATTTTCTCATGATGACTATGATCCACAGAGTAACTAAATTAACTTCATCCAGGGAAATTAAGTTGCTCACTAAGTAGGGTGCCCCCCCAAAATTCAGAAAGTCCCCCAAGCCAATAGAATCATTGGATTTTGTTGGGACTACCTATGAGGCCAAATGTAATTGAATGCATCAATCAGACACATACTGTTCAAGCAGTTCTGACACCTTCTCTCACCTAACCTGGCTCCTGTGATCTTCTCAATGGATTAACCACCCGGAGCAGCTGAAATTCTAACAGAACTTCATTCTGTCAAATATGGAAAAACAGAATAGGTACACACAATGGAAAggttctatcagttcagttcagttcagttgctcagtcgtgtccgactccttgtaatcccatgaatcgcagcacgccaggcctccctatccatcaccaactcctggagttcactcagactcacgtccatcgagtcagtgatgccattcagccatctcatcctctgtcgtccccttctcctcctgcccctaatccctcccagcatcagagtcttttccaatgagtcaactcttcgcatgaggtggccaaagtactggagtttcggctttagcatcattccttccaaagaaatcccagggctgatctccttcagaatggactgattggacctctttgcagtccaagggactctcaagagtcttctccaacaccacagttcaaaagcatcaattcttcggcgctcagctttcttcacagtccaactctcacatccatacatgaccactggaaaaaccatagccttgactagatggacctttgttggcaaagtaatgtctctgcttttcaatatgctatctaggctggttataacttttcttccaagaagtaagcatctaaGTAGCCATATAGATTATTCCAAAAGTAAATAGTTACAAACCAACATAATTTGTACCTAGGAgagactgttgttcagtcactcagtcgagtccgaccctTTATgaccaaccccatgaactgtagcacaccaggcttccctgtccttcactatctcccagagtttgctcaaattcatgcccattgagtctgtgatgccattcaataAAAGCAGTcaattgaaaacaaatttttaaaaagttaaatccaGTCTGCAGGTGACTGAAGGGCTTGCAAACCTCAAATGTGTTATCTGAAACactaaaaagtcaaataaaaatattcactgtATAAATAGTAGGGACAAATAAAAACTTGTCAGGACAATTTTGAGGATTTAGGGGCCACTTGAGTTCATCCAAGAGTCTTGTATTGGTAGGAATACCTACTTccttgcagctgctgctgctgttaagtcgctttagtcgtgtcagactctgtgcgacctcatagaaggcagcccactaggctcccccatccctgggattctccaggcaagaacactggagtgggttgccatttccttctccactgcatgaaagtgaaaagtgaaaatgaagtcgctcagtcatgtccgactcttcgcgaccccatggactgcagcctaccaggcgcctccatccatgggattttccaggcaagagtactggagtggggtgccatcgccttctccgacctaCTTCCATACCTCCCCACAACTGTCATATAAAGTGTAATTACTGCCCCCATGGTATGGGGAACCAAACTTGAGTAGCCAAAGAGCCTGAGTAAagtgcccaagttcacacagctgatGGGAATGGAGTCTACATAGGAATCCAGGCTGCAAGACGCCCAAGTGCTCTTGATTGCTCCCTTGGCTAAGTTCAACCTCATCACACCATGTAGCTTTTGAAGGTTTAAAGTTATGTGGGTGAAGAGACACAGAAGAGGACCAATTAAAggctttaaagaaaaaagctGTCCTGGCCCCAAAAAGGCTACTTCCAGACTCGATACTAGATGCCACCGCTTTCAAGCTTTTAGTCTATAATCAAGCCATATTGAAACCAGATTTACAAGCTCTTCAGAAGAGACCTTTGTGATTTTCTAAAGCAGACATGTTTGGTATTTTAGGAGGGAGGTCAAACCCCCTATGGTgcagtgtttttaataaaatcagtTCAGCAGAAATTAGAGACACACCAGTCAATTTCTAGGAAGCCTCGGAGCCATTCAAAATAAGGGACGGgacggggagggggaggggggaataaCATAAAAGATGTAACCACGGACAGAGTTTTTTCAGAAGGGGCAGAATGTTTAAGGGGTGCAGATACAGAAATATCATGACAACCATTTATCTCTGGTTTGGGCAAATTTCCgtttaaaaagggaaaatcacTTTTGGGGGGAGTTCTATGTCCACATTAAACAAGGACTGTTCCTGATCAGCCCAGCCATGCACTGACACCTCCAAGGAACGGCAAACATCTCTAcgagggaaaaacaaacaaacccgtCATCCTCCTTACATCACCGAATCAGGTAGGTCGCAATTTCATGAAGGGTCTTTTATCTCCACTCTTGGCAACCTCTACATTCTCACAGGGAACCAAAAGTAGACTTTATATTTAGCTCTTAGAAAAATCAAAGTGGAGAAACCTACAATATTTTTGCTGAAAGGCCAAGTTATGTGCAGATTTGACTTTAAAACTGGTGGCAGTAATACACAAATATTAAATAAGGGAGAGGATTTGTTAGGAAAAGAGACAGGGCCCACCTATTACGTGGCTACAACTAGAGCCCCACTGTGGGCACAGAGCCAGCAGCCTACCCAACAGGGAAGTGTGAACAGCCTTGCAGATTTAAGCTCAGCCCAGAAGAACCAGGTGGAGGCTTTTCTATTCATCTATTAAAGGTCTGTGATCTTAGCACCACacacaccagggcttccctgggtctTCTCCGGAGGAAGTTCCTGTAACTTCCCTGGAGTTCACTGTTGTCAAATTGTTTCAAAGAGGATGAATTTCAATCCTTCATGGTTTTATTTCCTAATGAATTCCTGAGCTCCTAATTAACTGGTATTGGGAAGAAATGTGATGAATAAGAAACAGCAGGGTGAGCAAGGAGAGGCCACTTTAGAATCCATGGTACTTGCACGATGCACTCATGACATAAGAACACAGAAGTGACAAGAAGCCTTTTAATCTTCAAGCCCCAAAACTACTGTAATTTGATCTAAAGCTTGAAAGAGATGGTGAGGGCAAAAATTCACCAACTGGCCATTTTGATTCCTTCTCTTCCCTTAGGTTTGGAGAGTTAGGCCCCCAAATTCTTTAACTCTCTCAAAAAAAATGGATGCACAGAAAATGTAACACTTTATGAACTGTAAGTCACACATGCAAGAATTCTCAGTCTCAAAAAGCACAATATGAATGCCGTCATTTATTAAAACACGTATTTATTCCATAGCCTAATTTATTTGGGGCTGTGGCTTATTAGTTATTAAATAACCTAGGTATTCATTTTTAGACTACTCATTTCAACTCAGATTCTTCCATCAACTGAGTGACGGCACCTGTCTTAAGGGACCCAAAGTATGCTGATCATAAAATATCCCCGAATATATGCAAAAAATCCTTTTTAACATTCATAAAAGGAAACCCCACAGGTACTCAAATATGCAGGCTATAGGTTAATTTTTAAGCAAaagtttcaaatatacaaaagaaTCAAGAAAAGAACCTACAAATTATTCTCATATTTAAGATAATAATAAAGACCCATTTTAGAGGAAAAGTACACATCTGGCATAGCTTTAAATTCAGGCTGGGCTTTATTGCCAAAGTCCTCCAGGAGTGGAAACACTATTATTTAGTGTGTTAGTGGCTAAAATCAACAGTCTAtttgattatattaataaaagaatcaTTTGGGGgagaaattattatttaaatcttAACTGACGTATAATGTTCACTATTGAAAATCTAAGATtgagaagtaaaaaaaatttatcattatAACACTCTGTTGAAGGAAGGTTTAAAAACTACAAGCATGAGACAATAATGTTTGGCTAATTTGGGGtccaaaatatttaattaagtCCAGAATAAACTGATGAATTAATTAACAGTAAAAGTAGACAGTgattaactttgaaaaaaaaaaaaagattcatttagtaggcttttttccttttctgatgggAGGTAGagacacatttaaaaacaaattccagaGCACTTGGACCAAGCTGATAAATATCACCTTTTGCTAAGGCAACTTCGGAAACTGATCAATGATATCTGACTCAGGTATAAATAAGTTTCCAATTTCTCTTTGATGAAAGCTAAAACCAGAATTATCCTAACAAAAAACTGTGGGTAAGACACTGAATGATGGGCAGTACACATTTAGAAATTCTCCACGCTGTAAGAAAACGACACATTGGCCATGTAAGAACAAACAAGATCTTGGTcttgttaagaaaaaaagagtcaaGCCAAAATCTATAGTTGAGATCCTACACTGAGCAATCATAGGTCTTCAGTTGTATAATTAACATGTAGTTCCTTGCCCTTCCGGCTTAGTTTTTAATTTATGACAAGACACCACTAAATTTcagacaaaatatatatatatatatatattttaaatctttacaATAAATCCAGATGAAGGAGCTTACAGAgaacacatttgtttatttaggtaCTCAATTCTAGCTCCCTCTGGATGCAAATAACCCTGGTAACAGTGTACAGAGtcctctctttgctttttaataattttaaaggaaataatacattttgaCTGTATTTAAGTCTGTGCAAataatccttcagaagaaatagCCAAGATGCTGTTTGCAGAGGTCATTCCATCTCTCGCAGATGATGACGCGAGCTAGTTTTTTCTTCAGATAAAGTGCTCCCGCCCAGCAGAACTCAAGAGGGTCCCAGACATCCAGTTCCGTGAGGCCCAGTCATACGAACTCCAGCTTCCCATGCCCGCTGTACATGCCCCAGTGCACAAGCGACAGGATGCGGTCGTGGCTGAGGTCGGCTTGTCTCATCTTATCGCAGGTCAGACAGCAGTTCTCATGGCCACTCACGGGCACCATGCACTCCAAGTCCAACTTCGCCACCTGCCCCTTTTTGGAGTGGTGTCCATGGAAGCTGTAGTGCAAACGTGAGAGCATCTGCTGCCGCTGCTCCTGCAGCCTCTTGTTCTCGCTCCGCAGCATCCTCAGGGCCAGCATAATTAGCAACACCAGGATCAGCCCCCCAGCGATGGGAACTGCGATCACTGCTGCCCGGAACCACAGCTCTTTGGAGGACGTCAGCTCCTGCACTTTGGTGATGAGGTTTCTGTTACCATCGTGCTGATACCTGTTCCCTTGTCCTAGAGGGGGCAAAAGCAAACCCATCAAACATGGTCACCCTTTCCTGGAGCTTTTCGAGAGCATCTCTCCTTTTAAATGCAGTACTCCCccttaaaggagatcaaaccagtcaatcctaaaggaaatcaaccctgaatattcattggaaggactgatgctaaagttgaagctccaatatattggccacctgatgcaaacagccgactcactgggaaagaccctgatgcttcgaaggattgagggcagaagaaggggatgacagaggaggagatggttggatggcatccccaactcaatgggcatgagtttgagcaaactccaggagatggtgaaggacagggaagccgggcgtgctgcagtccatggggtcacaaactgttgggcacaactgagtgactgaacaacagcaatcccTTTAAACAGAGGTTTCCGATTCAATCAACATTTAGAACAGAAATGCTGCCCAACGAGGCAGAGGAGCTTCcaaaaacatttgtttattttgattattaatgGCCTTTTAATGGCTtcaaaatattggaaaaaaacACGCAAAACCTATTATGCAGACAGATATCTAGGGCTCAGGCAGACATGAAAGTCACTCAATGGAGATGCATCTTTGCACCCAGCCTGGCTTCTCCCTCAGCCGTCTCTAATTacatcaacaacaaaatcaatagCAGACAGACAAAGCCACGGCTGTCACAAGCCTAGAGGCCAAGCGAGGGTTTGGTCAGGGGGGTGCCACTCCTACCTGAGGCCTCCCCCTTGGGCGGGGTGAGGACATCCTGTAGCCCCCTATAGTTGCACATGTCTTCGTGACAGCACTCCAAAGAGGGCAAGGGGCTGCCGGAGTGGTTGCGAGCCTGTCTGGCTTGGCAGATGTCCGCTGTGCTTGCCAGGGAGTCCAGGCAGCCATGGGTGAGCGGGGAATTGGTGTTCTGAGGATCCAGAAGTCTGGAGAAGCAGGCGCTCAGCTCAGATTTACACATGTAACCAGTAGCCACGCAATGGGCTGCATCACAGTAGCATCTGATTTCACCTGAAAATGATGGGCAATTGCATCAAATGGCTTCAGAGACCAGATAAAGCATCAGCTTCAAcaactgtgctgtgctaagtcgctcagtcatgtctgaccctttgagatcccatggactgtagcccaccaggctcctctgtccatggggttctccaggcaagaatactggagtgggttgccatgccctcccccaggggatcttcccaacccagggactgaacctgtgtctctaaagtcttctgcattgacaggtgggttctttaccgctagcgccaccagACCCCAAATTTCGAAGACATTCACTTTAGGGAATATTCAGCTGAGGGCTTAGAAGGGCTGACCACATGGATCCCTAGAGCCCCTTGTGCAAGTCAGTGCTCGAATCCCAAGTCAGGTAAATATCATCTTAGAAATGTATTAATCCACATAGCAGAGGATGAAAGTTCAGTGTAGGATAAGCTAGCAAGTAATTAAAAACACTTTTGTCTTTGAAGCAAAATAATCATCACCAGGATTTCTCCTACCGTAAGGTAAATTACATTATTGACTTGTTTTAATCCTACATGACCATACAACGTAAAATGCTAGGCTTTTTGATTTTGTCAGTATAAATATTTGATTGGAACTGCTGAATTGTTTACTACCTCGAAGGGCTGTGCCAAGGTTTAAGAGCTTTCGCTAACACCTTATAAAGTTATTAACTAGAAACACAACAATCTAGAAATTGCTCTGGTCAGGAGgttttaaaactatgaaactgGGCAGCTATTTGCAACCTCTCTAGAAAAGGCAAACTTTGCCTATAAAGATCTGTTCATGCAGGGGAGCTTTTAGTCAGATATTGTAAAACAGGAACTAGGCAGTTTACAATTAGTGGTTTGCTTGCCAAAGTCAATTTCTTTCAGCCCAAATGGAAAGTCATAaaactgggggcagggaggagggggtgaAACTGCaaggctccctcctccccccacccctcaactCCCCAGTTTTATGTGTAATTCAACATGGGATCTAAAACGGGAAACATTGAAACTGAAAATCCTCTGCTGCTTGAATGAAAAATCCTTAAGGAAACCTCAAATTTTTCTACAGGAAGTGATTAAAAGTTTCCTTTATA
It encodes:
- the BAMBI gene encoding BMP and activin membrane-bound inhibitor homolog; this translates as MDRHSSYIFIWLQLELCAMAVLLTKGEIRCYCDAAHCVATGYMCKSELSACFSRLLDPQNTNSPLTHGCLDSLASTADICQARQARNHSGSPLPSLECCHEDMCNYRGLQDVLTPPKGEASGQGNRYQHDGNRNLITKVQELTSSKELWFRAAVIAVPIAGGLILVLLIMLALRMLRSENKRLQEQRQQMLSRLHYSFHGHHSKKGQVAKLDLECMVPVSGHENCCLTCDKMRQADLSHDRILSLVHWGMYSGHGKLEFV